The following proteins are encoded in a genomic region of Glycine max cultivar Williams 82 chromosome 18, Glycine_max_v4.0, whole genome shotgun sequence:
- the LOC100793007 gene encoding uncharacterized protein At2g39920, whose translation MSAYAHQMEQQYSAPSLSDDSETGGHYELESGFFMKSFTATIFVASLVTLGVLLITLVISLVIMLQSCQSKSAGGVIELLNINEYYSYCRVYSLHAELNNLEGYNLPRICRDLAVHYIKVGQYARDLDLTMSLIDDYFKSVRPAEDGLDVVLMDIDDIFPRNSDSFNLFHRFYNDSTSNCIKEAKNVKLMFVSRLYMYLQTGGWSIILLSREPRTHRNVTINHLDSAGLRSWSALMMRAEDSDPTKGYEYFSRQRNVIRKKGFRIKSIISSHMDAVTVPETEVRNYLLPGHLCDKFEKQVEHRS comes from the exons ATGTCTGCATATGCTCATCAAATGGAGCAGCAGTACTCTGCACCTAGTCTCTCGGATGATTCTG AGACAGGAGGCCATTATGAATTAGAATCAGGATTCTTCATGAAATCGTTTACTGCAACAATCTTCGTTGCTTCACTTGTCACTCTTGGAGTTCTACTAATTACTTTGGTGATTTCCTTGGTGATTATGCTGCAATCCTGTCAAAGTAAAAGTGCCGGAGGAGTTATCGAGCTTCTGAATATAAATGAATACTACAGTTATTGCAGGGTGTATTCTCTGCATGCTGAGCTCAATAACTTAGAAGGATATAATCTTCCTAGAATCTGCAGAGACCTGGCTGTACACTATATCAAAGTAGGCCAATATGCTAGAGACTTGGATTTGACTATGTCTTTGATTGACGATTATTTCAAGAGTGTTAGACCTGCAGAGGATGGTTTGGATGTGGTTTTGATGGACATAGATGACATTTTTCCTCGGAACTCTGACTCTTTCAATTTGTTTCACAG GTTTTACAATGACAGCACTAGCAACTGTATTAAAGAGGCAAAAAATGTAAAGCTCATGTTTGTTTCTAGACTATACATGTACCTTCAAACTGGTGGATGGTCTATAATTTTGTTATCGAGAGAGCCTAGAACACACCGAAACGTCACCATTAATCATCTTGACTCTGCGGGACTTAGAAGTTGGTCTGCCTTGATGATGAG AGCAGAAGATTCAGATCCTACCAAAGGGTATGAGTATTTCTCTAGGCAAAGGAATGTGATAAGGAAAAAGGGCTTCAGAATAAAAAGTATCATAAGTAGCCATATGGATGCAGTGACTGTTCCAGAGACCGAAGTGCGAAATTATTTGCTTCCAGGCCATCTATGTGACAAGTTTGAGAAGCAGGTAGAGCATAGATCCTGA
- the LOC100793529 gene encoding L10-interacting MYB domain-containing protein, with amino-acid sequence MSNPASKATWTPGFHRVFVDLCLGEMLKNEPGSTRITKAGWRNIVGSFYAKTGVRYDKKQFKNHYDSTRKLWKVWVKLTEDSNMKWDPETGAFGASEEDWQNYVKAIPEAAQFQSKEIQFKDKLDIIFDGGNRIEEVKRWASLKWQNDSSTTSPLCGREREKKRKNFDRDCELDSTIVVDYSPTPKASWSPAYHKMFVDLCIEETLKGNKSATHFTKEGWRNIVGSFNAKTGMRYDKKQIKNHYDSTRKLWKIWAKLTGDDNMKWDPQTNTFGASEEDWHNCIKAFPEAAQFRFKELQFSDKLNVIFDGAMPTEEMITRLKRQNDASATLRGKEREKKRRNVGRDCGLKSAIMVNAIPISTIPSEQSMSSSSYTKVKATWTPTLHKIFVDLCMQETLKGNKPGTHFTKEGWKNIMESFYAKTGVNYGRLQLKNHWDSTKEQWRTWCKLIGTSYMKWDPSDQKFEASEEDWTNYLQENPEAAQFRYKELKFTDQLETIFNGTTVTGETEPAVQQRKSDDSVVTFPLHIKEPDTDNFDEKTECHCDVVASRNGVSIQKNASAVSSTEGKRNYSIGECIECLDRMEEIEQGSDLYMFALDVFLKQEYREIFLQLKTPNLRISWLQRLQSCGPPPV; translated from the exons ATGTCCAATCCAGCTTCAAAAGCCACTTGGACACCTGGGTTCCATAGAGTATTTGTTGATTTATGCCTTGGAGAAATGCTGAAGAATGAGCCCGGGTCAACACGAATTACCAAGGCAGGTTGGAGGAACATTGTTGGATCCTTTTATGCGAAGACTGGTGTGAGATATGACAAGAAGCAGTTTAAGAATCACTATGATTCTACCAGAAAACTATGGAAAGTCTGGGTCAAGTTGACTGAAGATAGCAACATGAAGTGGGATCCAGAAACGGGGGCATTTGGTGCTTCCGAGGAAGACTGGCAAAATTATGTAAAG GCAATTCCAGAAGCTGCCCAGTTTCAGTCTAAGGAAATCCAGTTTAAAGACAAACTGGATATCATCTTTGATGGAGGGAATCGAATTGAGGAAGTGAAAAGGTGGGCCAGTCTCAAGTGGCAGAATGATTCTTCAACTACATCTCCCTTGTGTGGAAGAGAGCGAGAGAAGAAACGCAAGAATTTTGATAGGGATTGTGAATTAGATAGTACGATTGTGGTTGACTATTCGCCAACACCAAAAGCTTCTTGGTCACCTGCATACCATAAAATGTTTGTTGACTTATGCATCGAAGAAACATTGAAGGGGAACAAGTCTGCGACGCATTTTACCAAGGAGGGCTGGAGGAATATTGTTGGATCCTTTAATGCAAAGACTGGTATGAGATAtgacaaaaaacaaattaagaatcACTATGATTCAACCCGGAAACTATGGAAAATCTGGGCTAAGTTGACTGGTGATGACAACATGAAATGGGACCCCCAAACCAATACTTTTGGTGCTTCTGAGGAAGACTGGCACAATTGTATAAAG GCATTCCCAGAAGCTGCACAATTTCGGTTTAAGGAACTCCAGTTTTCTGACAAATTAAACGTCATCTTTGATGGAGCTATGCCAACTGAGGAAATGATAACAAGGCTTAAGAGGCAGAATGATGCTTCAGCTACATTGCGTGGAAAAGAGCGTGAGAAGAAACGCAGGAATGTTGGTCGGGATTGTGGATTAAAGAGTGCCATTATGGTTAATGCCATCCCAATCAGTACAATTCCAAGTGAGCAGAGCATGTCCAGTTCATCATATACCAAGGTCAAAGCCACGTGGACTCCTACACTGCACAAGATCTTTGTTGATCTATGTATGCAAGAGACATTAAAGGGGAATAAGCCTGGGACACATTTTACAAAGGAAGGTTGGAAGAACATTATGGAATCATTTTATGCAAAAACTGGTGTGAATTATGGTAGACTACAACTTAAGAATCACTGGGATTCTACCAAGGAACAATGGAGAACCTGGTGTAAGCTTATTGGCACCAGTTACATGAAATGGGATCCATCTGACCAGAAGTTTGAGGCTAGTGAAGAAGATTGGACCAACTATTTACAG GAAAATCCAGAAGCTGCACAATTTCGCTATAAGGAACTAAAATTCACTGACCAATTGGAAACCATCTTTAATGGAACTACTGTTACTGGAGAGACTGAACCTGCTGTGCAACAAAGGAAAAGTGACGATAGTGTTGTTACTTTCCCTTTACACATAAAAGAGCCTGATACAGACAACTTCGACGAGAAAACTGAATGTCATTGTGATGTTGTTGCGTCAAGAAATGGTGTGAGTATTCAGAAGAATGCTAGTGCAGTTTCATCAACTGAAGGTAAACGCAATTATAGTATCGGTGAATGCATTGAATGCCTTGATAGAATGGAAGAAATAGAGCAAGGAAGTGATCTCTACATGTTTGCTTTAGATGTATTCCTTAAGCAGGAATATAGGGAAATTTTTCTGCAGTTGAAAACGCCTAATCTGAGGATCTCGTGGTTGCAGCGGCTTCAGTCTTGTGGTCCACCTCCAGTCTAG